From the Chiroxiphia lanceolata isolate bChiLan1 chromosome 13, bChiLan1.pri, whole genome shotgun sequence genome, one window contains:
- the PDCD5 gene encoding programmed cell death protein 5, protein MADEELEALRARRMGEIRAEHGEPPGDPSQQEAKQREAEIRNTILAQVLDQAARARLSNLALVKPDKAKAVENYLIQMARFGQLAGKVSEQGLIEILEKVSQQTEKKTTVKFNRRRVLDSDEEDDY, encoded by the exons ATGGCGGATGAGGAGCTGGAGGCGCTGAGGGCCCGGAGGATGGGAGAGATCAGAGCTGAGCACGGG GAGCCTCCTGGTGATCCATCGCAACAGGAAGCCAAACAGAG GGAAGCAGAGATCAGAAATACTATTTTAGCCCAAGTTCTTGATCAAGCAGCCCGTGCAAGAT TAAGCAATTTAGCACTTGTGAAACCagacaaagcaaaagcagtagAGAATTATCTTATACAGATGGCAAGATTTGGACAGCTAGCTGGAAAG GTATCAGAACAAGGTTTGAtagaaatacttgaaaaagtgagtcagcaaacagaaaagaaaacaacagtgaaG ttcaaCAGAAGGAGAGTACTGGATTCTGATGAAGAGGACGATTATTAA